TTTAATAAATCTCTGTCTCTACTTAATAAAGCAGACATGCGGATCCTATCCCATTTCAAAGGATTGCCTATTTTGTCCAAAGCGATCCCTCCTGCTTCTTCCAATGCTAGAACTCCTGCCGCAAAGTCCCAAATCTTGGCGCCACTCAGATTCATGAATAGATCCGTCTTACCTTCTAATAATTCTAAAAATCCAGCCCCAGTCGCAGCCAAAGCACGGGTCGCTAAAGTATTCTTACTTGCGTTTGCAATCCAACGATAGTCCTCATCTTGGAAAGTATTATTGATCTCGAGAGAAAGAACGGAACGATCCAGACTTCCTCCTTTTTTCAGAAGAATCTTTTTCTCATTAATAAAAGTCCCGACTCCTCTTTGAGAAATAAGATAAGTATCCAATGCGGGAAAATAAATACATCCCACTTGAGGAGATCCATTCTCCACATAAGCCAAAATTACGCTGAACTCTTTGATCCCTCTGGAAAATAAAGTGGTGCCGTCTAATTCATCGCATACGATAAAAGTTTCGGGAAAAGGTTCGTGATTATTCTGTTCTTCCATCACCAACGGAATTCCTGGAAATTCTTTTTTGAGAATTTCTTCCAGAACACGATGAGAATCCAAATCAGCTTGGGTCAAAACCTGCATCGGATCTTTCAGATCGAATATAGATTCCTTTCCGAATAACTTTAAGATCTCCGTTCCCGCAGATTTAGATGCAAATTCAAAAACGGATAAAACTTTAGAAAGATCGGTCATTTTAAAACGGAAAATAAAACATTATAGTTTTATTATATATATCCGGAGGCCAAAATCCATATCCCAAATGCACTGCCTTAAGGAAAAGAGGAAACTTGATTAAGGATTCGGATTCTCGCTCTGAGTATTAGGAGCCGGTTCAGAAGTTTCCATATCATCTAGGATAGAAGGCTTTTTCGGTTTTTTCTTTTTTTCCTTCTCTTCTTTAGGCATAGAAATGGCCCTAACTTGGATATATTTTCCAAACACCCAACCTTGGACAGTTTCAGTAAATGCGTCTTTGTATTTAGTGTTTACCAAAACTTTATAGTAAAAGTCTTCGATTCTCTGACCTTCTATCGGAATGATATATGCTACCGAATTTTTGCTGATTACTTTTCCAACTTCTCCCGTTTCCAAATCGCGAATTTTAGGAGCTCCAACATAAGGCTCCTTCAGAAGAGGAGTGTTGTCGGAAATAATGGTCATATATTTCCCGACGGCTTTTAATTTATATAATCTAGCGCTGATCTCGTTCACAATGTTTTCAGAATCGGAATTGGCATTAAGAATTCTTAATAGTGCAAAGATCGCGAAAGAATTTTTCTGTTCTGTTAAAGTATCCAGGATCTGGTTTCTGAGATTCGTTTTATCTTTGAAAGAATCTTCCAAAATTTTCATGGAAGTCCTGGTCTTATGCCTACCCAGAGCTTCGACTGCTGCCTTTTGGAATTCTTCATCTTCAGAATTCAGATAATCTATAAAAATGCGAAGGTCTTCCGGAACTTGGTAATATCCAAGGCCTAAAAGAGTGGCCTTAACGATTTCCTTATCGTCGGACTTGAGACCTTTTTTTAAGAGAACTTCTCTTGCTCCAGGATCTAATGTTTTTCCCATTCCCCGGAAGGAAGCAACTCTGATCTCTCTGTCGGAAGACTTAGCGCCTACATAAAAGTAATCTAATGAACTTCTGGAACCTATATCCGCGAGTCCTTTATATGCCGCTTGGCGTACCCACTCTCCGTCACGATCAATCATTTGATGAAGGATCTTAACGCCTACTGGGTTTTTCAATCTTCCCAAAGCCAAGGCAGCCGCTGCTCTGACTCTTGGGATAGGATGGGTTAATCCAAAATTTTTCAATCTGCCGAAATTATGCGTGGCTTCTGCTTCAAAAACCTTTAATAAACCGGTCTTTAAAAGATCATTATAACGTTTAGATTCAGGATCTAAAACCGGCTTTTTAGGCTTCTTCTTATCGGTTTCTTGTGTATCGGAAGAAGAAGTATCCTCAGTATCAGAGGAATTGTTCCCTACCTCGGAAGGATTGTTAGTATCTTCGGGAGTTTGAGCCAAAACAGGTGAAAACCAGACTCCGAAGGAGGCGATCAGTAATAAGCCTGGAAATAAAAATCTGAAATTCAATGGGGCAAACATTCTTTTAATCGAAAAGCAAGCTTTGGTCCAAGAAACATTTCCCTGCGCCAGCCTCTATTCTTTTTTTCGACCATCCGTTATCGTGCGTTTACCTTTTTTTGACGCCAAATCAATCATTGCAAGTAATGTAACCTTAAAAGTAATAATTTCTTTCCAGAACAGGATACAGATTTGCCATCTATACCTTTATATCTATAGAATTCGATCTTCTCACATTTTTGTCGTCGGAACTGCTTGACTCCCCTTTTGGAAAATGGTACCGTCTAATTCTTAGAGAAGAGGCAAATTTATCAGTAAGCTCAGCGGAAACCTTTCCGGACTCAAGTCCAATCAGATCCAAAGACTCAAAAAACTCTCCGAGCGTAGAATTCGGGAAAACGTGATTATCACGCCCGAAGTTTCCAGAACCCTCACAGAACTTTCCTTCGAAATCAGCAGACAAATAGGAATCCTAATCGATAGGAACGGATACGTAACTCACGTGATCGTGGGATCGGATAGTTCTATCGATATCCCTTGGCTGGATCGAATCAGAACATCCGAGGCCAGGTTAAGAGGTCTTCGTTTGGTTCATAGCCATCTGAAAGAAGAAAGTCTGAACCAGGAAGATCTTACCGACTTAGCTTTATTACGTTTAGATTATATAACTGCGGTCACAATGGATGAGAAGGGTCTTCCCAGATCCTATTATTCCGCGCACGTAAATCCGGAAGACGAAGAAGGAGAACCTTGGACCGTTCTTCCTAAAAAGGTTCCGGGACAATTGGAAGAAGGTATACTGGACGAAATTCTGGACATCGAAGGAAGAATGACTAGATATCGTAAGAACCTAAAAGGTGCCCAAAAAGAAAACAGGGCCTTCTTAGTAGGTGTATATCCTGAAAATAATAGGATACGCCCTCCAGCACAATCTATCGAAGAATTAAAAGAACTCTGCAGAACCGCAGGAGTTCACGTAGTTGACTCATTCATCCAAAGAAAAAATCGTTTAGATCCTTCTACTGTATTAGGAAAGGGTAAATTAGAAGAGATCGTATTAAAAGCCATCCAAAAACAGGTGGAGTTATTAGTATTCGATCTAGAACTTACACCTTCTCAGGCAAAGAAGATCTCAGATTATGCGGATCTGAAAGTTTTAGATAGAACTCAATTGATCTTGGATATTTTTGCAAGAAATGCAACAAGCAGAGACGGTAAACTCCAAGTCGAACTCGCCCAGTTAAAATACCTGAAAGGAAGACTTTCCGAGTTGGATGATAATATGTCCAGGCTCACCGGGGGAATTGGTGGAAGAGGACCTGGAGAAACCAAACTGGAAATCGGAAAACGTAGAGTAGAAGAAAGAATTTCCAGATTAGAACAAGAACTTAAATCCTTAAAAAAACGAAGAGAGATCGCGAGAAGAAGACGTAAGAAAAACGAGATCCCTGTCTGTGGTATCGTGGGTTATACGAACGCGGGAAAATCCACTCTACTGAATGCGATGACAAATTCTTCCGTATTATCCGAAGACAAGTTATTCGCAACCTTGGACCCGACATCCAGAAGGATACGTTTCCCGGAAGAAAGAGAGATCATAGTCTCCGACACTGTAGGATTTATCCATGATCTTCCTCCGGAACTCTCGAACGCATTCAAAGCGACACTCGAGGAGTTGGGAGATTCCGATCTTCTTGTCCATGTAGTCGACGTTTCCAATCCTGACTTTAGACAACAGATGGAAGCAGTTGAAACTATATTAGAAGATTTGAATCTATCTGACATCCCAAGAATCCTAGTTTTCAACAAAATAGACGGATTGCCTGAAGAAGCTCGGAATGAACTTCTAAGAGAAGCGGATCTGGATACGATCTATGTATCCGCCATCCAAGGTTACGGGTTAAACACTCTATTAAATCGAATAGAAGATAGAATTTACTCGCAAGCCGAGGCAAAACTTTCTAGTTCTAAACTTTGGGAAGAAGATGAGGAATGGAAAGAGGAAACGGAAAAAACCTACGTTTAACGTAGGTTTTTGGGATTTGAAGAAGTGGACCTTATACCAGACCGGCTAATTTTTCCTGGTCCATAGCCAATCGGATCACGGAATTGATATAAGTTTCCCTATCCGATCTTCCGGTGATATAATCTTGATACACGGATTGCAAGAGCAAATAAAACATATTCTTTCGGCCCCTAAAAGAATGTTCGGACCGACTTACTCTTCTCATAAGCCTTTTTTAGGCCCTAGACTTTTTTCTTGCTCCTAGATCCGAACGGAGAAACTTGAATAAAGTGGCTATTCTTTCCGAAATACAGATCCGAGAGCTAAAGAATTCCCTAAAAAATTCCGGTCTACCCTACCGGGAAAATCAGGATTTGAGCGTTCATTGCTCCTTTAAGATCGGAGGGACTTCTCCCCTAATAGCCGAGCCTGAAACCCAGGAACAAATCCTGGAAACTCTTTCCATTTTCAAAAAACTGGACCTGCCTTGGAAAATTTTAGGAGGCGGCACTAATATTCTCATTTCAGATCATCCGGATGATTTTGTGATCTTAAAACTCTCCGGAGGATTTAAGGAATACAAAGATTTGGGAGAAGGGTTCTTCCAAGTAGGAGCAGCAACTAATACTACTCCAATCTTCCGCCAAATTTCTCAGAAAGGATATACAGGCGCAGAATTTTTGAGCACTATCCCAGGTTGGACTGGAGGAGCAGTTATCCAAAACGCAGGATGTTATGGAGGAGAACTTTTTGACCTTATCCAAGAAGTAGAATTTTTAAGAAACGGAGAAGTTCTAAAAAGAAAACCTTCCGAAATAGAGCACGGATATAGATTTACCGAATTCTTAAAAAGAAAAGATTCCATTATTCTTTCCATTCAGATCCAATTAAAGCCGGGAAATTTAGAAGAAATTGAAGCTTCTCTCAAAGAAAAAAGAGACAAACGAAATTCTTCTCAACCCCAGAACAAAAAAAGTGCCGGTTCCATGTTCAAAAACCCGAAGGTGTTCGACGAGCAAGGAAAAGAGATCAAAGCTTGGCAATTCATAGACAAGGTAGGCCTAAGAGGTTTACAAATAGGCGGAGCCCAAATTTCTCCTGAACATTGTAATTTTATAGTGAATATCGGAGGAGCAAAGGCTTCCGATGTATATGGACTTGTAAGTACTGTCCAAGAAAAAGTGGAAAAAGAAACAGGTGTAATATTACAAAGAGAAGTGGAATTCTTCGGTTCCATTCCCTAATTCCAGGAAAACCAAATGCCAGTAGTTCGAGATCCGGAAGATAAAAAAGAAAGAATACTCACCTCTGCCTTAAGGTTATTCACCGAAAAAGGTTTTGAAGCAACTCCTATACCAGATCTTGCTAAGGATGCAGGTATAGGCGCTGGAACCATATATCGATATTATAAAAATAAAGAAGAATTGGTAAACGAGCTATATCGTTTTTGGAAAAACAAACTAAGAGAAACTCTTGCAGAAAATTATCCGGAAAAAGCAAAATCCAAGGACTTATTCATACATTTATGGAAGGCACTTGCAACCTTCTACCATCGTTATCCGGAAGCGTTTGAATTTTTAGAATTACACTACCATTCTCCTTATTTAGATCAAGCCAGCAAAAAGGCGACTTCTCAAACAATGGAATTCATTTGCACATTTTTAGAACAAGCAAAAGCTAGAGGAGATATCAGATCTGATCTTGGCTCTATGGAACTCGTTTCCTTATGCTACGGAAGTTTTGTTGGAATGGTAAAAATGGCCAAAGGTGGTTATATCCGACTTTCTGCAGAAACTTTGCATGCTTCCGGTTTAACTCTTTGGAAAGCATTGGCCAAATAAACGATTCACTGTTCTGAGACTTGTTATTAGAGTTTTGTTTGCCGCCTCCTCGCAGACGCGAGGACCGGGCTGCTCCGGGTTCGGGCAGTCGCCCTCATCCCTTCGCGATATTTAGAATTTTATTAAATATTTTTTTGTAACGCTTCGGGACTTACGCCCTGTGCATCCCTGGCGGGGTTAGATGTCCTTAATTATTCTTTCCTATTTCAGATGCAGCTTGCTTGAGGATTTCATTTCTTTCAGGGAAAGACTTTACGTAGATTTTGCACTGCATTGGCCAAATCAATATACGAAAACAAAAAGACAATTAGAATATAATACTCTATATTTTAACCAAAAGAGTTCATTAATTCTTTTCTCAATATTGAAGGTCGATTAATAATTTTAAATGCAATTTTTATCCACGAATCATTTACGCTTATTTTTACTTTCCC
The DNA window shown above is from Leptospira neocaledonica and carries:
- a CDS encoding inositol monophosphatase family protein; translated protein: MTDLSKVLSVFEFASKSAGTEILKLFGKESIFDLKDPMQVLTQADLDSHRVLEEILKKEFPGIPLVMEEQNNHEPFPETFIVCDELDGTTLFSRGIKEFSVILAYVENGSPQVGCIYFPALDTYLISQRGVGTFINEKKILLKKGGSLDRSVLSLEINNTFQDEDYRWIANASKNTLATRALAATGAGFLELLEGKTDLFMNLSGAKIWDFAAGVLALEEAGGIALDKIGNPLKWDRIRMSALLSRDRDLLKEVYRLKP
- a CDS encoding HEAT repeat domain-containing protein, whose amino-acid sequence is MNFRFLFPGLLLIASFGVWFSPVLAQTPEDTNNPSEVGNNSSDTEDTSSSDTQETDKKKPKKPVLDPESKRYNDLLKTGLLKVFEAEATHNFGRLKNFGLTHPIPRVRAAAALALGRLKNPVGVKILHQMIDRDGEWVRQAAYKGLADIGSRSSLDYFYVGAKSSDREIRVASFRGMGKTLDPGAREVLLKKGLKSDDKEIVKATLLGLGYYQVPEDLRIFIDYLNSEDEEFQKAAVEALGRHKTRTSMKILEDSFKDKTNLRNQILDTLTEQKNSFAIFALLRILNANSDSENIVNEISARLYKLKAVGKYMTIISDNTPLLKEPYVGAPKIRDLETGEVGKVISKNSVAYIIPIEGQRIEDFYYKVLVNTKYKDAFTETVQGWVFGKYIQVRAISMPKEEKEKKKKPKKPSILDDMETSEPAPNTQSENPNP
- the hflX gene encoding GTPase HflX, giving the protein MQRLKKLSERRIRENVIITPEVSRTLTELSFEISRQIGILIDRNGYVTHVIVGSDSSIDIPWLDRIRTSEARLRGLRLVHSHLKEESLNQEDLTDLALLRLDYITAVTMDEKGLPRSYYSAHVNPEDEEGEPWTVLPKKVPGQLEEGILDEILDIEGRMTRYRKNLKGAQKENRAFLVGVYPENNRIRPPAQSIEELKELCRTAGVHVVDSFIQRKNRLDPSTVLGKGKLEEIVLKAIQKQVELLVFDLELTPSQAKKISDYADLKVLDRTQLILDIFARNATSRDGKLQVELAQLKYLKGRLSELDDNMSRLTGGIGGRGPGETKLEIGKRRVEERISRLEQELKSLKKRREIARRRRKKNEIPVCGIVGYTNAGKSTLLNAMTNSSVLSEDKLFATLDPTSRRIRFPEEREIIVSDTVGFIHDLPPELSNAFKATLEELGDSDLLVHVVDVSNPDFRQQMEAVETILEDLNLSDIPRILVFNKIDGLPEEARNELLREADLDTIYVSAIQGYGLNTLLNRIEDRIYSQAEAKLSSSKLWEEDEEWKEETEKTYV
- the murB gene encoding UDP-N-acetylmuramate dehydrogenase; this translates as MAILSEIQIRELKNSLKNSGLPYRENQDLSVHCSFKIGGTSPLIAEPETQEQILETLSIFKKLDLPWKILGGGTNILISDHPDDFVILKLSGGFKEYKDLGEGFFQVGAATNTTPIFRQISQKGYTGAEFLSTIPGWTGGAVIQNAGCYGGELFDLIQEVEFLRNGEVLKRKPSEIEHGYRFTEFLKRKDSIILSIQIQLKPGNLEEIEASLKEKRDKRNSSQPQNKKSAGSMFKNPKVFDEQGKEIKAWQFIDKVGLRGLQIGGAQISPEHCNFIVNIGGAKASDVYGLVSTVQEKVEKETGVILQREVEFFGSIP
- a CDS encoding TetR/AcrR family transcriptional regulator, which encodes MPVVRDPEDKKERILTSALRLFTEKGFEATPIPDLAKDAGIGAGTIYRYYKNKEELVNELYRFWKNKLRETLAENYPEKAKSKDLFIHLWKALATFYHRYPEAFEFLELHYHSPYLDQASKKATSQTMEFICTFLEQAKARGDIRSDLGSMELVSLCYGSFVGMVKMAKGGYIRLSAETLHASGLTLWKALAK